A stretch of DNA from Lotus japonicus ecotype B-129 chromosome 4, LjGifu_v1.2:
GTGATTTCACATTTCCCACTTCACCTTTGTGAATTTTCGCAAGTGGGTCATCAATGGCGACCCTGTACCATCGCTAATAACGTTTCTGTCTTTTTCTACGTGGCAGGTTCCTGCtacacgatacatcaaccccaCTTGgtacttttcttcttttcttctttgatCTTGGTTCCTGTTTCAGGTCCCATTTGAGAACCATGAAGCAAAAAACGCCACCATTGATCACAGGGAGAATTGTGTTGAAGCAGAGCAGTGAAAAGTCAatactgccaccaccaccccaGCAACGCTTGAGAGCGGCTAGAGAGTCTCCCAAGACACCACCTGAGGTTGTGAATAGAGTTTTGTCCATTTCATCAACCAGAGCTAAGTCTGTGCCTCCAGACTTGAAGAACAGTTCAAAGGCCAAAAGGGGTCTTGTGCTGAACAAGGCTAAGTCAATTGAAGAGGTTGAGGGGTCTCAGAAGGGTAGGGAGGGTGAAGAGGCTAAGGTTGTTGTTCTTTCTGCTGCTGCTCGGATACGGAGAAGGGTTGGGGATTTTGGTTTGAGGAGGGGTGAAGATGATCCTGATgggaagaataagaagaagcaaaaggaggtggaggaggagttgAAGGAGAAGCTTGAGGTGAGTGAGAGCTTGATTAAGAATTTGCAGTCTGAGATGCTGGAGTTGAAGGTTGAATTGGATAAAGCTAGGAGTGTGAACATGGAGCTTGAGTCTCAGAACAGAAAGCTCACTCAGGAGCTTTCTGCTGCTGAAGCTAAGATAGCAGCACTTGGCAACAGTGTAAAGGTGAGAAATTtcttgggttttgttttgtttagcctcagaaaacatggAATGTGTTTCAACTTTGAATGCCCTTCAAAAGTTCCAATAATAATATGTTCTGCTTGTTTGGAAAtacttctataattgattctgaagtcaaaatcaaCTATAGGGATTAGCGGCTCTGAGTGTctgaattgattatgagaaaggATAAAATGATCCAAATATTCATGTTGTTTGCTAATTCTGCTTATAGTTTCAAGGTGGTTACTTGATTCATTATTGGAGTCATCAACAGCAATTGGATTGGATTTTTATCATGTGAACTTATATGGTGGTGTGAAAATAAGGCCAAATATATGTTTAGGCATAAAAGTTTATTTATCATGCACTGCTTCCTTGGAAATGGATCTGACTTTTTTCTTTGATGAAGAAGGAGCCAATTGGAGAACACCAGAGTCCCAAATTTAAAGACATTCAGAAACTCATTGCTGACAAATTGGAACGGTCTAAAGTAAAAAAGGAAACCGTTCCTGAAGCAATTTTTGTTAAAGCATCAATTCCAGCTCCAACACCAAGTCGTGCCGTTCCTGAAACTAATATAGGAAGAAAATCTCCGCCCAACCTATGCCTGCCACTgcctccaccaccgccaccaccaatCCCATCTCGGCCTTTAGCAAAATTGGCTAATATCCAAAAGCCCCCTGCAATTGTGGAACTATTTCACAGCTTGAAGAATCAAGATGGAAAGAAAGACTCAAAAGGAATGGTGAATCATCAGAGACCAGTAGCTAGTAGTGCACACAGTAGCATTGTAGGAGAAATTCAAAACCGTTCAGCGCATCTTTTAGCTGTAAGCATTGTTTTCAGTTGTGTTTTTAACTTTACAATATGTACTAGTATTAATTAATGAGTGATGAGTTATGACTAACCATCCTTTCCAGATAAGGGCAGACATTGAAACCAAAGGAGAGTTCATTAATGACCTTATAAAGAAGGTGGTTGATGCAGCCTACGTGGACATTGAAGAGGTCCTAAAGTTTGTTGATTGGCTTGATGGTGAACTTTCCACATTGGTAAGTTTCTGACTAAAATATTTACCTAGTGAGCCAATGACTTTCTACCTGATGCATCTAATCTGTTATAATCCTTTATCATTAAAATAAGTAGCTTTATACCTTTATGATTCTCTAGTACCATTTTTTATCTGGAGATATAGGGTGGTAGCTAATGCTTCTATGCTTAAATCTAttgctgaagattgaaagataggCTCGCAGCTCGCTGATTTAGCATTTAATATCACccctaccaaaaaaaattagtatgATCTTTCCTtactttcctttttctttttactgGTACATTTAGTTTAACCTTAGTAAATTATCTAAGCCCTTCAAGGAAATCTGGTTTAAGTGCAGGGGATAAGATAGTGTTACAAAATTTCATTAGTAGTTGAGAGTTGAGACATAGCTACGAGCTTCAAAGAAATATGTGGGTGTTATTTGATGTTGTGGTCAGGTGGTAACAACATATAATACCTTGTTTCTTACTAGCTTTGTATACTGTATTCTGTAGGCTGATGAGCGCGCTGTCTTGAAGCATTTTAAGTGGCCTGAGAAGAAAGCTGATGCAATGAGAGAGGCTGCAGTTGAGTATCGTGAGCTTAAAATGTTAGAACAGGAGATTTCCTCTTTCAAGGATGACCTTGACATTCCATGTGGAGCTTCCTTGAGAAAAATGGCTTGCCTATTGGACAAGTAAGATACATGTCAAGATAATGTTCCTTTTATTAATTACAGATGTGAAATTTGTATTTCCGTTACATTCACTTAAAAGCATTTTTATTTCAATCTATTGTGAAACATTAATTTCTGTTGAAAATGCTTTTAAGCATTGCTAAcggaaatccaaacacacactaaactGGCTGGGGATGTTACTAACTTCCTCCCTCATTTCGTTTCACTAAGATAGGTCTGAGCGGAGCATACAGAGGCTAATCAAACTGCGAAGTTCTGCCATACGGTCATATCAAGTGTACAACATTCCAACTGCATGGATGCTTGATTCTGGAATGATGAGCAAGGTATCATTTCTTACGCTTTTACTTTAGATGAGAACAATGACACAACATCGTAATTATTTTGTGGTTTCTGATCAACACTCAAATTATATCTGAATGACATAGCAATGGTTTTAGTTTGTTTGTGTGTGAATAGACATAGCACTTGATGTGAATGGCTCTGTCCAAGGCACAATTGGGCATAAATAACTCTGTATTTAATCCAATTGCATCCCCACCATTTATTTCTTTGCTTTTAGTCTTGATCTGACTCAATGTAAATAGGACACAGCTGAATGTAACTAATCCAGTGAAGGATGTATTTTGTTTAGGATGTGTTACTCCATAAGTCAGTCTCCTCCTCCATGATCTAGAAATTTGTGCAGTTATCCATTTGTTTGCTGAGGCACATTATATGACTTCCTCTTTTGAAACAGAGTCATTTCATATTGAAACCTAATTATATTGTAACTGATTGCCAATAACTATATCAGATGACCATCCAGCACACCTATGATCAAAATCAAGGGCTTTTATCAAAAGTTGTTTGTATTTATATCTAAGCATTTCAAcagagcattttttttttaatttcattgttACCTTATTGAATTTATAGGTAAAAGCATTCACGCGTGCTAAATTTACAAGTTTTCACTATAAAACTTGAATTGATGAGTAATATACCATCTATGCAGATAA
This window harbors:
- the LOC130710401 gene encoding protein CHUP1, chloroplastic isoform X2, coding for MKQKTPPLITGRIVLKQSSEKSILPPPPQQRLRAARESPKTPPEVVNRVLSISSTRAKSVPPDLKNSSKAKRGLVLNKAKSIEEVEGSQKGREGEEAKVVVLSAAARIRRRVGDFGLRRGEDDPDGKNKKKQKEVEEELKEKLEVSESLIKNLQSEMLELKVELDKARSVNMELESQNRKLTQELSAAEAKIAALGNSVKEPIGEHQSPKFKDIQKLIADKLERSKVKKETVPEAIFVKASIPAPTPSRAVPETNIGRKSPPNLCLPLPPPPPPPIPSRPLAKLANIQKPPAIVELFHSLKNQDGKKDSKGMVNHQRPVASSAHSSIVGEIQNRSAHLLAIRADIETKGEFINDLIKKVVDAAYVDIEEVLKFVDWLDGELSTLADERAVLKHFKWPEKKADAMREAAVEYRELKMLEQEISSFKDDLDIPCGASLRKMACLLDKSERSIQRLIKLRSSAIRSYQVYNIPTAWMLDSGMMSKIKQASMTLVKMYMKRLTIELESIRNSDRESSQDSLLLQGVHFAYKAHQFAGGLDSETLCAFEEIRQRVPGNLAGSRELLAGIPSS
- the LOC130710401 gene encoding protein CHUP1, chloroplastic isoform X1 — encoded protein: MKQKTPPLITGRIVLKQSSEKSILPPPPQQRLRAARESPKTPPEVVNRVLSISSTRAKSVPPDLKNSSKAKRGLVLNKAKSIEEVEGSQKGREGEEAKVVVLSAAARIRRRVGDFGLRRGEDDPDGKNKKKQKEVEEELKEKLEVSESLIKNLQSEMLELKVELDKARSVNMELESQNRKLTQELSAAEAKIAALGNSVKKEPIGEHQSPKFKDIQKLIADKLERSKVKKETVPEAIFVKASIPAPTPSRAVPETNIGRKSPPNLCLPLPPPPPPPIPSRPLAKLANIQKPPAIVELFHSLKNQDGKKDSKGMVNHQRPVASSAHSSIVGEIQNRSAHLLAIRADIETKGEFINDLIKKVVDAAYVDIEEVLKFVDWLDGELSTLADERAVLKHFKWPEKKADAMREAAVEYRELKMLEQEISSFKDDLDIPCGASLRKMACLLDKSERSIQRLIKLRSSAIRSYQVYNIPTAWMLDSGMMSKIKQASMTLVKMYMKRLTIELESIRNSDRESSQDSLLLQGVHFAYKAHQFAGGLDSETLCAFEEIRQRVPGNLAGSRELLAGIPSS